Proteins from a genomic interval of Pyramidobacter porci:
- a CDS encoding N-acyl-D-amino-acid deacylase family protein, whose amino-acid sequence MYDYILRHGKIMDGTNNPWYYSDVGIKDGRIAEISRDITESAAKVIDVSGLAVAPGFIDMHTHTELTYLVKPDDNCKISQGVTTEIGGLCALSPAPVDDITRAPIENMNNPLLGVHGLKYDWNSMAEFLDVLKKSKHVTNIGTLQGHNAIRTMAMGFEDRPPTEAELKKMMALLRESLEAGVFGFSTAGVQSPSNFADTPELLALCSVVAEYGGIYETHLRSESNAMLDAVAETLLIAKKTGVRAQVAHHKASGKINWGKLTASLRMIDESRQMGCDTGVDMYPYTYASFNLEALLPPWVRGNSTSQAIEILADKSQRPRILNDMQNGILGSGWESVYQWCGFEGIHIGAVAKQKNMSLQGKSIAQIARDRGCGSIDVVCDILCDEGFGVLMLLDFGCEEDIETALRYPFMAPVTDALTTHLHGGGNHPRIFGTFPKVLGHYARDRKLMSMEEAVRRMTSLPACRLGLKDRGLLFPGYAADITVFNPDTVIDTATLEKPKELAAGIEYVFVNGVLGYKDKQIVDLGGALLLRKGKAHRKD is encoded by the coding sequence ATGTACGATTATATCTTGAGACATGGCAAAATTATGGACGGCACAAACAATCCATGGTATTACAGCGACGTCGGCATCAAGGATGGTCGTATCGCTGAAATCAGCCGCGACATTACCGAAAGCGCGGCAAAGGTTATCGACGTTTCGGGATTGGCCGTGGCTCCCGGCTTCATCGACATGCATACGCATACAGAATTGACATACCTTGTAAAACCCGATGACAACTGCAAAATCTCACAGGGCGTAACAACAGAAATAGGCGGGCTCTGCGCTTTGTCACCTGCGCCCGTAGATGACATCACACGCGCTCCTATCGAAAACATGAACAACCCGCTGCTTGGCGTCCATGGTTTGAAATATGACTGGAATTCGATGGCTGAATTCCTTGATGTGCTAAAAAAGAGCAAACATGTCACTAATATCGGCACTCTCCAAGGACATAACGCAATCCGCACCATGGCAATGGGCTTTGAGGACAGGCCGCCAACGGAAGCAGAGCTCAAAAAAATGATGGCGTTGCTCCGTGAGAGCCTGGAGGCAGGAGTCTTTGGATTTTCTACAGCAGGCGTCCAATCTCCTTCCAATTTTGCAGATACTCCTGAATTGCTCGCTCTGTGCAGTGTTGTCGCGGAATACGGCGGCATATACGAGACCCATCTTCGCAGCGAAAGCAATGCCATGCTCGACGCCGTGGCAGAGACGTTGCTTATTGCTAAAAAGACTGGCGTACGCGCTCAAGTTGCTCACCATAAAGCGAGCGGCAAGATCAACTGGGGAAAGTTGACAGCTTCTCTGCGAATGATCGACGAATCTCGGCAAATGGGATGCGACACAGGAGTTGATATGTATCCGTACACTTACGCCAGCTTCAATCTGGAGGCTCTTCTTCCGCCGTGGGTTCGCGGTAACAGCACGTCTCAAGCGATCGAAATCCTGGCTGACAAATCGCAGCGTCCGCGTATTCTCAACGACATGCAAAACGGCATTCTTGGTTCTGGCTGGGAAAGCGTATATCAGTGGTGCGGCTTTGAGGGGATCCATATCGGCGCCGTTGCCAAACAGAAAAACATGTCCTTACAGGGCAAAAGCATTGCGCAGATAGCAAGAGATCGAGGCTGCGGCAGTATCGATGTTGTATGTGACATTCTTTGCGACGAAGGTTTTGGAGTGTTGATGTTGTTGGACTTTGGCTGTGAAGAAGATATCGAGACAGCTCTGCGCTATCCTTTTATGGCGCCTGTAACTGATGCGCTGACAACTCATCTACATGGCGGCGGCAACCATCCGCGTATATTTGGCACTTTCCCCAAAGTTCTTGGGCATTATGCACGTGACCGCAAGTTGATGAGCATGGAAGAGGCTGTACGCCGTATGACTTCGCTTCCCGCCTGTCGACTCGGGCTCAAAGACCGCGGCTTGCTTTTCCCCGGGTACGCAGCTGATATCACGGTCTTCAATCCTGATACGGTCATCGATACGGCGACTTTGGAAAAACCCAAGGAACTGGCTGCCGGCATTGAATATGTTTTTGTTAACGGCGTGTTGGGATATAAAGATAAACAGATCGTTGACTTAGGAGGCGCCCTACTACTGCGTAAGGGCAAAGCCCACCGAAAGGATTGA
- a CDS encoding TetR/AcrR family transcriptional regulator, translated as MPYERHTREERRNEILLGALEVFLQKGYRDTTMEDIIKNTSLSKGGFYHYYKNKENILIDLIRMKNFNYLYGKLKVRPRATKDEVCRQLARVFVDRMMDQTSQSKLFLMMAMELANDTQAFYDLYYEVEDEAIQLIVSAIKLVAPHFDEDKKMSELMLLYRVNNTLHFVSNLYVQKEGWNVSANLLFDLYYEMFKKLIV; from the coding sequence ATGCCATATGAACGTCATACCCGAGAGGAACGCCGAAACGAGATCCTGCTTGGGGCGCTGGAAGTGTTTTTGCAAAAAGGATATCGCGATACAACGATGGAGGATATCATAAAAAATACATCTCTTTCCAAGGGCGGCTTTTACCATTATTATAAAAATAAAGAGAATATCCTCATTGATCTGATTCGTATGAAAAATTTTAACTATTTATACGGGAAACTCAAAGTCCGTCCCCGTGCGACAAAGGACGAAGTTTGCCGTCAATTAGCCCGCGTTTTTGTCGATAGAATGATGGATCAAACATCACAAAGCAAGCTTTTTCTGATGATGGCGATGGAGCTGGCAAACGATACTCAGGCATTTTATGACTTGTATTACGAGGTAGAAGACGAAGCAATTCAATTGATCGTTAGCGCAATCAAGTTGGTTGCCCCTCATTTTGATGAAGACAAGAAAATGAGCGAGCTGATGTTGTTATACCGCGTCAATAATACGCTGCATTTCGTAAGCAATCTTTACGTGCAGAAAGAAGGTTGGAATGTCAGCGCTAACTTGCTTTTTGATCTATATTATGAGATGTTCAAGAAGTTGATCGTTTAA
- a CDS encoding DNA recombination protein RmuC → MENYLPWITAVCSLGAAAACVAFIFIQKRGRIATEDLLMELLQQELSDQSEEALRRNSEMRRELNETLRASSMSLTESVRAIGDLQADRIERLEKRSGDLNAAVDKRLESLRTDLLGLRQENQTQLEKIRAGVEERLQETIDKRLGSSFALVQRQLEAVQKGLGEMRSLAGSVGDLKRVLTNVKVRGSWGEVQLRAILEQILSPEQYAANVAIRPDSQERVEYAVRLPGGEDGAPPVWLPIDSKFPLEDYHRLCDASQCGDEQAAGTARAGLLKVLESEAKDVCEKYIAPPHSTDFALIFLPIEGLYAEVLRDPAAAERLQRKYRVVVAGPATLAALLSSLRMGFRTLAIQQRSGEVWELLASVRGEFGKFGEALDKARRQLNAAASSIEETGRRTRVLRRRLDAVEHLVELAPPENDGVDEEA, encoded by the coding sequence ATGGAAAACTATCTGCCCTGGATCACGGCGGTCTGCTCGCTGGGAGCGGCGGCCGCCTGCGTCGCCTTTATCTTCATCCAGAAACGCGGCCGCATCGCCACGGAAGACCTGCTCATGGAACTGCTCCAGCAGGAACTGTCCGACCAGAGCGAGGAGGCGCTGCGGCGAAATTCGGAAATGCGCCGCGAGCTGAACGAAACGCTGCGCGCCAGCTCGATGAGCCTCACCGAGTCGGTGCGCGCCATCGGCGACCTACAGGCCGACCGCATCGAGCGGCTGGAAAAGCGCAGCGGCGACCTCAACGCCGCCGTGGACAAGCGCCTCGAATCGCTGCGGACCGACCTGCTGGGCCTGCGTCAGGAAAATCAGACGCAGCTGGAAAAAATCCGCGCCGGCGTGGAAGAACGCCTGCAGGAAACCATCGACAAGCGCCTGGGCAGCTCCTTCGCGCTCGTGCAGCGCCAGCTCGAAGCCGTGCAAAAAGGGCTGGGCGAGATGCGCAGCCTGGCCGGCAGCGTCGGCGACCTCAAGCGCGTGCTCACCAACGTCAAGGTGCGCGGTTCCTGGGGCGAGGTGCAGCTGCGCGCCATCCTCGAACAGATCCTCTCGCCCGAGCAGTACGCCGCCAACGTGGCGATCCGCCCCGATTCGCAGGAGCGCGTCGAGTACGCCGTGCGCCTGCCCGGCGGCGAGGACGGCGCGCCGCCCGTGTGGCTGCCGATCGACAGCAAATTCCCGCTGGAAGATTATCACCGCCTCTGCGACGCCTCGCAGTGCGGCGACGAACAGGCCGCTGGCACGGCGCGCGCAGGCCTGCTCAAAGTGCTCGAAAGCGAGGCGAAAGACGTCTGCGAGAAGTATATCGCGCCGCCGCACAGCACCGACTTCGCCCTGATCTTCCTGCCCATCGAAGGGCTGTACGCCGAAGTACTGCGCGATCCCGCCGCGGCCGAACGCCTGCAGCGCAAGTACCGCGTCGTCGTCGCCGGCCCCGCCACGCTGGCGGCCCTGCTCAGCAGCCTGCGCATGGGCTTCCGTACGCTGGCGATCCAGCAGCGCAGCGGCGAAGTGTGGGAACTCCTCGCCTCCGTGCGCGGCGAGTTCGGCAAATTCGGCGAAGCCCTCGACAAAGCGAGGCGCCAGCTCAACGCCGCCGCCTCGTCCATCGAAGAGACCGGCCGCCGCACCCGCGTCCTGCGCCGCCGCCTCGACGCCGTGGAACACCTCGTAGAACTCGCGCCGCCGGAAAACGACGGTGTCGACGAAGAAGCATGA
- a CDS encoding aminotransferase class I/II-fold pyridoxal phosphate-dependent enzyme, with amino-acid sequence MVKILDFSVRANPLGTPEAIKTALTAAIREQCAAPVDPDFTALRQTIALRHGVQSGQIAVSQREEELIALLAASAGGARRALLPVPCPRSYERVLKRCGLDVKSFALPLKHNYRIPRGALAEALDGCDLLVLGNPAFPSAALMPPAELLSELDRWLGRGGWLILDERAVDFTYGSITNSLWSGVRREPRAALIRSFTDSLALALCPLCYAVGGEGWISALRARQFAPALSPLAHYLAPALERIMPFRSSTVDVVTRLMPRLIGRLRRISGLRPLPSDANWVLCRLERDDITAPELAAQLRRRSILIPPCIDERHFTLGLRVPIETDRFIKAAREILMPRTKA; translated from the coding sequence GTGGTCAAAATTCTCGATTTCAGCGTGCGGGCCAATCCGCTCGGCACGCCGGAAGCCATCAAAACGGCGCTGACGGCCGCCATTCGCGAACAGTGCGCCGCGCCCGTCGACCCGGACTTCACCGCGCTGCGCCAGACCATCGCGCTGCGCCACGGCGTGCAGAGCGGACAGATCGCCGTCTCGCAGCGCGAAGAAGAGCTGATCGCGCTGCTCGCCGCCAGCGCCGGCGGAGCGCGCCGCGCGCTGCTGCCCGTGCCGTGTCCGCGTTCGTACGAGCGCGTCCTGAAACGCTGCGGCCTGGACGTGAAAAGTTTCGCGCTGCCGCTCAAGCACAATTACCGCATTCCCCGCGGCGCGCTGGCCGAAGCGCTGGACGGCTGCGACCTGCTCGTCCTCGGCAATCCCGCCTTCCCGTCCGCCGCGCTCATGCCGCCCGCCGAGCTGCTGTCGGAACTCGACCGCTGGCTGGGGCGCGGCGGCTGGCTGATTCTCGACGAACGGGCCGTCGACTTCACCTACGGCAGCATCACCAACTCGCTGTGGTCGGGCGTGCGCCGCGAACCGCGCGCCGCGCTGATCCGCTCCTTCACCGATTCGCTGGCGCTCGCCCTCTGCCCGCTCTGCTACGCCGTCGGCGGCGAAGGCTGGATCTCCGCCCTGCGCGCCCGCCAGTTCGCGCCCGCGCTCAGCCCGCTTGCCCATTACCTCGCGCCGGCGCTCGAACGCATCATGCCCTTCCGTTCCAGCACGGTCGACGTGGTCACGCGCCTGATGCCGCGCCTGATCGGGCGCCTGCGCCGCATCTCCGGCCTGCGGCCGCTGCCCAGCGACGCCAACTGGGTGCTCTGCCGCCTCGAACGCGACGACATCACCGCCCCCGAGCTGGCCGCTCAGCTGCGCCGACGTTCCATCCTCATCCCCCCCTGCATCGACGAGCGGCACTTCACGCTCGGGCTGCGCGTCCCCATCGAGACCGACCGTTTCATCAAAGCCGCGCGCGAGATCCTGATGCCGAGAACGAAAGCGTGA
- a CDS encoding nuclear transport factor 2 family protein, with amino-acid sequence MEIRDFWKATLRQDAAAMRRFFAPGARVRWHNTNEAFSAEEFVEVNCEYPGAWDGEVERVERSGELIVTAVRVFAAGGGPSFHVVSFFHVRDGKIVSLDEYWGDDGAVPQWRLDKKIGRAIK; translated from the coding sequence GTGGAAATACGCGATTTCTGGAAGGCGACGCTGAGGCAGGACGCCGCCGCCATGCGGAGGTTCTTCGCGCCCGGCGCCCGCGTGCGCTGGCACAACACGAACGAAGCCTTCAGCGCCGAAGAGTTCGTCGAGGTCAACTGCGAATATCCCGGCGCGTGGGACGGCGAAGTGGAACGGGTCGAGAGGAGCGGCGAGCTGATCGTCACGGCAGTCCGCGTCTTCGCCGCGGGAGGCGGCCCGTCCTTTCACGTCGTCTCCTTCTTCCACGTGCGGGACGGCAAAATCGTCTCCCTCGACGAGTACTGGGGCGACGACGGCGCGGTGCCGCAGTGGCGGCTGGACAAAAAAATCGGCAGAGCCATAAAATGA
- a CDS encoding nucleotide pyrophosphohydrolase, with protein MTDNDSLRALSDWLRSFCAERDWDQFHSPKDLAIGIATEAGELLEIFRFMSAKQQAALLAGGETREHIEDELADVFFFVLRFA; from the coding sequence ATGACGGACAACGACAGCCTGCGCGCTTTGAGCGACTGGCTGCGCAGTTTCTGCGCAGAACGCGACTGGGACCAGTTTCACAGTCCCAAAGACCTGGCCATCGGCATCGCCACTGAGGCCGGCGAGCTGCTGGAGATCTTCCGCTTCATGAGCGCAAAGCAGCAGGCGGCGCTGCTGGCCGGAGGCGAAACGCGCGAGCACATCGAGGACGAGCTGGCCGACGTGTTCTTCTTCGTGCTGCGCTTCGCGTAG
- a CDS encoding TRAP transporter large permease — protein MVSAGLISTLIIMLFLKAPVIVAMGTSVAVGCWLGDLPLYLIAQGIIDGSMSWSLLSIFFFMMAGNIMGVCGVADQIFNFANACVGHWPGGLAHVNCLCSMVFAGISGAAAADCAALGPIEIKSMTDKGYNLRYSTGITLASSMVGPIIPPSVFFIMFGVVTNTSIAKLFIAGIVPGVVISLALMLVCVRISIKRPDIFPRGSYTSMKERWHIFKKSVWSLLAPVIIVIGMTSGSVSPTEAGVVAVLYSLLLGVVYRTLNWNALWNAVRDSMIMAASSLILFGFASTMSYILTMEMLPTKLATLILSLTQNKYLVLILIDLLLLVLGCFMSASSAMILLTPILLPLMEKLGVSTIQLGVLMCFALTIGIATPPVGMGLYILADITHQKIEEVFEGFMPFFPALVVMLIVLTLVPQISTWLPNLLMP, from the coding sequence ATGGTATCCGCCGGTCTTATTTCAACGCTGATCATCATGCTGTTCCTCAAAGCGCCGGTCATTGTCGCCATGGGTACGTCGGTCGCCGTGGGCTGTTGGCTGGGGGATCTGCCGCTGTACTTAATCGCGCAGGGAATCATCGACGGCTCCATGTCCTGGAGCCTTCTGTCCATTTTCTTCTTCATGATGGCCGGCAACATCATGGGCGTCTGCGGCGTCGCCGATCAGATCTTCAATTTCGCCAATGCCTGCGTGGGGCACTGGCCGGGCGGCTTGGCGCACGTCAACTGCCTGTGTTCCATGGTCTTCGCCGGGATTTCCGGCGCAGCCGCCGCTGACTGCGCCGCGCTCGGGCCGATCGAGATCAAGTCCATGACCGACAAGGGATATAACTTGAGATACAGCACGGGCATCACGCTGGCGTCGTCCATGGTCGGCCCGATCATCCCGCCCAGCGTGTTCTTCATCATGTTCGGCGTCGTTACCAACACGTCCATCGCCAAGCTGTTCATCGCCGGCATTGTTCCCGGCGTCGTCATCAGCCTGGCGCTGATGCTTGTCTGCGTGCGCATCTCCATCAAACGGCCCGATATTTTTCCGCGCGGCAGCTACACCTCTATGAAAGAACGCTGGCATATCTTCAAGAAGTCGGTCTGGTCGCTGCTGGCTCCCGTCATTATCGTTATCGGCATGACATCCGGTTCCGTCAGCCCCACCGAAGCCGGCGTCGTGGCCGTGCTTTACTCGCTGCTGCTGGGCGTCGTTTACCGTACGCTGAACTGGAATGCGCTGTGGAACGCCGTCAGAGATTCGATGATCATGGCTGCTTCGAGCCTGATTCTGTTCGGCTTCGCCTCCACCATGTCCTACATCCTCACCATGGAGATGCTGCCCACCAAGTTGGCGACGCTGATTCTCAGCCTGACGCAGAACAAGTACCTTGTGCTTATCTTGATCGATCTGCTGCTTCTCGTTTTGGGCTGTTTCATGTCCGCTTCCAGCGCCATGATCCTGCTCACGCCCATCCTTCTGCCGCTGATGGAAAAACTCGGCGTCAGCACGATCCAGCTGGGAGTACTGATGTGCTTCGCTCTCACTATCGGCATCGCCACTCCGCCTGTCGGCATGGGGTTGTATATTCTCGCAGACATTACGCATCAGAAGATCGAAGAGGTTTTCGAAGGCTTCATGCCTTTCTTCCCCGCGCTGGTCGTCATGCTCATCGTGCTGACGCTGGTGCCGCAGATTTCCACTTGGTTGCCCAATCTGCTGATGCCCTAG
- a CDS encoding TRAP transporter small permease, whose protein sequence is MAKKIARIIDWILALNGCLMIATATLQIVSRMMGRPVAWTVELLTFLGLFSIIPGVASHFLKNTETRVGIIVDYLPRTLRHLTEFAINAVCVVFGFILLYATYDYTGLVGMGTPEQYLPFPPETNLLPVYLLSFAVIWNGLYNLHRIAVGKIEKSGSAPEGGGR, encoded by the coding sequence GTGGCTAAAAAGATCGCAAGAATCATCGACTGGATTCTCGCCCTGAACGGCTGCCTCATGATCGCAACGGCCACGCTCCAGATCGTTTCACGCATGATGGGGCGTCCTGTCGCGTGGACGGTGGAACTGCTGACGTTTTTGGGTTTGTTCTCCATCATTCCCGGCGTCGCCTCGCATTTCCTCAAGAACACCGAGACCCGTGTCGGCATTATCGTGGATTATCTTCCCCGTACGCTGCGGCATCTTACCGAATTTGCCATTAACGCCGTCTGCGTCGTTTTCGGCTTTATCCTGCTGTACGCCACATACGACTATACCGGTCTGGTCGGTATGGGGACGCCCGAACAGTACCTTCCTTTCCCGCCCGAGACCAACCTGCTGCCCGTCTATCTGCTGAGTTTCGCCGTCATTTGGAACGGCCTGTACAACCTGCACCGCATCGCCGTCGGTAAAATCGAAAAATCCGGTTCTGCGCCCGAAGGAGGAGGGCGGTAA
- a CDS encoding TRAP transporter substrate-binding protein — translation MLKRIALFLLCVCAAMNSVPSEAVTKLRLGNKMIEDHYESQALKTMAENVKTRTGGEVEIQCYFGEVLGDNKKQIENMVRGVQDFYADGYGYYDMYSPLVRVSSLPYLFRDNEHYRRFLLSDVEKEIEEPLLKKAGLRVVDRKRNWLRGPFRVIASRKPIRSLEDLQGLKLRMNSNPTSVKAWEALGCAVTVIPYSETYLALKQGTVDAVTCPVVDAYFQKFCEVAPYLTVTNEYPQQVAVVMNDRKFQRLTAEQQEILLDEIDKAGDYVTEQANKRSAEIIELMKKEYNVEIIEVDLAPWRAKMDSFLEELENSNYIPKGFAERIRAIR, via the coding sequence ATGTTGAAACGTATCGCCCTGTTCCTGCTTTGCGTCTGTGCCGCCATGAACTCCGTTCCTTCCGAAGCCGTGACGAAACTTCGCCTCGGCAACAAGATGATCGAGGATCACTACGAAAGCCAGGCTTTGAAAACGATGGCCGAGAACGTAAAGACTCGTACCGGCGGCGAAGTGGAGATTCAATGCTACTTCGGCGAAGTTCTCGGCGACAACAAGAAACAGATCGAGAACATGGTCCGCGGCGTACAGGATTTCTACGCCGACGGCTACGGCTACTACGATATGTACTCGCCCCTCGTGCGCGTGTCCTCGCTGCCCTACTTGTTTCGCGACAACGAGCACTACCGGCGTTTTCTGCTCAGCGACGTCGAGAAAGAAATCGAGGAGCCGCTGCTCAAGAAAGCGGGACTTCGCGTCGTCGACAGAAAGCGCAACTGGCTGCGCGGTCCTTTCAGGGTCATCGCCTCGCGCAAACCGATCCGCTCGCTGGAAGACCTTCAGGGACTGAAACTGCGCATGAACTCCAACCCCACCAGCGTCAAGGCCTGGGAAGCCCTTGGCTGCGCCGTCACCGTCATCCCTTATTCAGAGACGTATCTCGCCCTCAAACAGGGCACAGTGGACGCCGTCACGTGCCCGGTCGTCGACGCCTATTTTCAAAAGTTCTGCGAAGTCGCGCCTTACCTGACCGTCACGAACGAATACCCTCAGCAGGTCGCCGTGGTCATGAACGACCGTAAATTCCAGCGACTGACAGCGGAACAGCAGGAAATCCTTCTCGACGAAATCGACAAAGCCGGCGATTACGTGACCGAACAGGCCAACAAACGTAGCGCCGAAATCATCGAGCTCATGAAGAAAGAATACAACGTCGAGATCATCGAAGTCGATCTCGCCCCATGGAGAGCGAAGATGGACAGCTTCCTCGAAGAACTCGAGAACAGCAATTACATCCCCAAAGGATTTGCCGAACGTATCCGCGCCATCCGGTAA
- a CDS encoding carbon-nitrogen hydrolase family protein: MSKFLMGVLQIDSQADKKANLDKVGCLVDEAASHGAQFVAMAENIHYCGPKDGVFASAEPIPGAMSAFFAAKAKQHRIWLHCGSIGEVIPGESKLYNTTLLYNPRGELAARYEKIHMYDVEIKNGPSTRESDTKKPGHKIVVADTEFCKVGLSICYDMRFPEMYRIMALQGAKVMFVPANYTLFTGKDHWECILKTRAIENQCYVVAPAQIGKKPAFQAYGRSMIINPWGVTVACAEDRETIIYAEIDPDYVNQIREQLPSLKNRQPGAYVWPAE, from the coding sequence ATGAGCAAATTTTTAATGGGCGTGCTGCAGATCGACTCGCAGGCCGACAAGAAAGCCAATCTTGACAAGGTCGGCTGTTTGGTCGACGAGGCGGCGTCTCATGGCGCGCAGTTCGTCGCCATGGCGGAGAATATTCACTACTGCGGACCCAAAGACGGCGTTTTTGCCAGCGCCGAACCGATTCCCGGGGCGATGAGCGCATTCTTCGCCGCCAAGGCCAAGCAGCACAGGATCTGGCTGCACTGCGGCAGTATCGGCGAAGTCATTCCCGGCGAGAGCAAGCTCTACAACACGACGCTGCTTTACAATCCTCGGGGCGAGCTGGCCGCCCGTTATGAGAAGATCCACATGTACGACGTGGAGATCAAGAACGGACCTTCCACGCGCGAGTCGGACACGAAAAAACCGGGGCATAAGATCGTCGTCGCCGACACCGAGTTCTGCAAAGTAGGGCTGTCGATCTGCTACGACATGCGCTTCCCCGAAATGTACCGCATCATGGCCCTTCAAGGCGCGAAGGTGATGTTCGTGCCAGCCAACTACACGCTGTTCACGGGCAAGGACCACTGGGAATGCATCCTCAAAACCCGCGCCATCGAGAATCAATGCTATGTGGTCGCTCCCGCTCAGATCGGCAAGAAGCCGGCGTTCCAGGCTTACGGCCGTTCCATGATCATCAATCCCTGGGGCGTCACGGTCGCCTGCGCCGAAGATCGCGAGACGATCATCTACGCCGAGATCGACCCCGATTATGTAAATCAGATCCGCGAACAGCTGCCCAGCCTCAAAAACCGGCAGCCGGGCGCTTACGTATGGCCGGCTGAGTGA
- a CDS encoding RraA family protein has translation MIINPNVVTLSNEELAAIEEAEPATIGHFRNFGFNNAPLFISLPGKRFTGRAVTVRLASNDSTLLHKVTEMVGPGDVLVIDRAGDQQYAALGGVVSWALHVSGVEGVIVDGAATDIEEIREMGLAVLYRRLSAITTRLFGLDGEINTTVSCCGVTINPGDIIVADENGFVALPADEAAAVCKKAIEIQNAEPGKKNRIAKGEHMADVTRAGALIKEYFEKNAK, from the coding sequence ATGATCATCAATCCCAACGTTGTCACGCTGTCCAATGAGGAACTTGCCGCCATCGAGGAGGCCGAGCCGGCGACAATCGGGCACTTCCGTAATTTCGGTTTTAACAATGCGCCGCTTTTTATCTCCCTTCCGGGCAAAAGGTTCACCGGGCGCGCCGTGACCGTCAGGCTGGCGTCCAATGATTCCACCCTGCTGCACAAAGTCACCGAAATGGTCGGCCCCGGCGACGTGCTTGTGATCGACCGCGCCGGAGATCAGCAGTACGCCGCTTTGGGCGGAGTGGTTTCCTGGGCGCTGCACGTCAGCGGTGTAGAAGGAGTCATCGTCGACGGAGCCGCCACAGACATCGAAGAGATCCGCGAGATGGGACTGGCCGTATTATATCGCCGCCTGTCAGCCATCACCACGCGCCTGTTCGGTCTTGACGGCGAGATCAATACGACTGTCAGTTGCTGCGGCGTGACGATCAATCCAGGCGACATCATCGTGGCCGACGAAAACGGTTTCGTGGCGCTTCCCGCCGACGAGGCCGCGGCTGTTTGCAAGAAAGCCATCGAGATTCAGAACGCCGAGCCCGGCAAAAAGAATCGCATTGCCAAGGGCGAACATATGGCTGACGTAACCCGCGCCGGCGCTCTGATCAAAGAATATTTCGAGAAAAACGCCAAATAA
- a CDS encoding transporter substrate-binding domain-containing protein, with translation MKFFGKTVAALVALVTAPLAARADLRVATASTYPPYEFLNEKGELDGFDKDLMEEIGRRLGEKIVWLDTGHYDMVIPSLVTDRADVIAAGMSATPIRAKRVLFSTPYVPTMASFVTAPGVAVKKLEDLRGLRGCVPVGTTQDVFLTPLAGELGFQIKNFAKIEECLWDIVTGRSDFTLMDVPVADKILELPSFQGKAVRGYTFQLTGAGKALAVNLGNTELKNKLDRAIAALEADGTLPALRGKWKLGKK, from the coding sequence ATGAAATTTTTCGGAAAAACTGTCGCCGCGCTCGTGGCGCTCGTGACCGCACCGCTGGCGGCCCGCGCCGACCTGCGCGTGGCCACCGCCAGCACCTACCCGCCCTATGAGTTCCTCAACGAAAAAGGCGAACTGGACGGCTTCGACAAAGATTTGATGGAAGAGATCGGCCGCCGCCTCGGCGAAAAGATCGTCTGGCTCGACACGGGCCATTACGATATGGTCATCCCCTCGCTGGTCACCGACCGCGCCGACGTCATCGCCGCCGGCATGAGTGCCACGCCCATCCGCGCCAAGCGCGTGCTCTTCTCCACTCCCTACGTGCCCACTATGGCCTCCTTCGTCACCGCGCCCGGCGTCGCCGTGAAAAAGCTCGAGGACCTGCGCGGCCTGCGCGGCTGCGTCCCCGTCGGCACCACGCAGGACGTTTTCCTCACGCCGCTGGCGGGCGAACTCGGCTTTCAGATCAAGAACTTCGCCAAAATCGAAGAGTGCCTATGGGACATCGTCACCGGCCGCAGCGATTTCACCCTCATGGACGTGCCCGTGGCCGACAAGATCCTCGAACTGCCCAGCTTCCAGGGCAAGGCCGTGCGCGGCTACACCTTCCAGCTCACCGGCGCCGGCAAAGCGCTGGCCGTCAACCTCGGCAACACAGAGCTGAAAAACAAACTCGACCGCGCCATCGCCGCCCTGGAAGCCGACGGCACCCTCCCCGCCCTGCGCGGGAAGTGGAAGCTGGGGAAAAAGTAA